A single Mesomycoplasma ovipneumoniae DNA region contains:
- the dnaK gene encoding molecular chaperone DnaK — protein MAKEIILGIDLGTTNSVVAIIENQKPVVLENPNGKRTTPSVVAFKNGEEIVGDAAKRQLETNPEAIASVKRLMGSDKTVRANQRDYKPEEISAKILAYLKEYAEKKIGHKVSKAVITVPAYFDNAQREATKNAGKIAGLEVERIINEPTAAALAFGLDKTEKEMKVLVYDLGGGTFDVSVLELSNGTFEVLSTSGDNHLGGDDWDNQIVEWMVKRIKEEYDFDAKSDKMALTRLKEEAEKTKINLSNQSVSTISLPFLGLGKNGPINVELELKRSDFEKMTAHLIDRTRKPIVDALKQAKIEASDLDEVLLVGGSTRMPAVQTMIEHTLNKKPNRSINPDEVVAIGAAIQGGVLAGEISDVLLLDVTPLTLGIETLGGVSTPLIPRNTTIPVTKSQIFSTAEDNQTEVTISVVQGERQLAADNKMLGRFNLSGIEPAPRGLPQIEVSFSIDVNGITTVSAKDKKTGKEQTITIKNTSTLSEEEINRMIQEAEENREADAIKKDKIETTVRAEGLINQLEKSITDQGEKIDPKQKELLEKQIQELKDLLKEEKIDELKTKLDQIEQAAQAFAQASAQQANSASETDSDSNTIDAEIKQN, from the coding sequence ATGGCAAAAGAAATAATTTTAGGTATTGACTTAGGAACAACAAACTCAGTTGTTGCAATTATTGAAAATCAAAAACCTGTTGTTCTTGAAAATCCTAACGGAAAAAGAACAACTCCTTCTGTTGTTGCATTTAAAAACGGTGAGGAAATTGTTGGTGATGCGGCAAAACGTCAGTTAGAAACTAACCCTGAAGCAATCGCATCTGTTAAAAGATTAATGGGTAGCGATAAAACTGTTCGTGCTAACCAAAGAGACTACAAACCTGAAGAAATTTCAGCAAAAATTCTTGCATATTTAAAAGAATATGCTGAAAAAAAGATTGGTCACAAAGTTTCAAAAGCTGTTATCACAGTTCCTGCTTATTTTGATAATGCTCAACGTGAAGCGACAAAAAATGCCGGGAAAATCGCAGGATTAGAAGTTGAAAGAATAATTAATGAACCAACAGCTGCCGCACTTGCATTTGGTCTTGACAAAACAGAAAAAGAAATGAAAGTGCTTGTTTATGACTTAGGTGGTGGAACTTTTGACGTTTCAGTTCTTGAATTATCTAACGGAACTTTTGAAGTTTTATCAACAAGTGGTGATAACCATTTAGGTGGTGATGACTGGGATAATCAAATCGTTGAATGAATGGTTAAAAGAATTAAAGAAGAGTACGATTTTGATGCAAAAAGCGACAAAATGGCACTTACTCGTCTAAAAGAAGAAGCTGAAAAAACCAAAATTAACCTATCAAATCAAAGTGTTTCAACAATTTCCTTACCATTTTTAGGTCTAGGAAAAAATGGCCCAATCAACGTTGAACTTGAACTAAAAAGATCAGACTTTGAAAAAATGACAGCTCACCTAATTGACCGTACAAGAAAACCAATCGTTGATGCCTTAAAACAAGCAAAAATTGAAGCTAGCGACCTTGACGAGGTTCTTCTTGTTGGTGGATCAACACGTATGCCGGCTGTTCAGACAATGATTGAACACACTTTAAATAAAAAGCCAAATCGTTCAATAAATCCTGATGAAGTTGTGGCAATTGGTGCTGCAATTCAAGGTGGAGTTCTTGCTGGTGAAATTAGTGATGTTTTATTATTAGACGTTACTCCTTTAACTTTAGGAATTGAAACCTTAGGTGGAGTTTCAACCCCGTTAATTCCAAGAAATACAACAATTCCGGTAACAAAATCACAAATTTTCTCAACAGCCGAGGACAATCAAACCGAAGTTACAATTTCTGTAGTTCAAGGTGAAAGACAACTTGCTGCTGATAACAAAATGTTAGGTCGCTTTAATCTTTCAGGAATCGAGCCTGCTCCTCGTGGTCTTCCACAAATTGAAGTTAGTTTTTCAATTGACGTTAACGGAATTACAACTGTTTCAGCAAAAGATAAAAAAACTGGAAAAGAACAGACAATTACAATTAAAAATACTTCAACTTTATCTGAAGAAGAAATTAACAGAATGATTCAAGAAGCCGAAGAAAATCGTGAAGCTGATGCAATCAAAAAAGATAAAATTGAAACAACAGTTCGTGCCGAAGGTCTTATTAATCAACTTGAAAAATCAATAACTGATCAAGGTGAAAAAATTGATCCTAAACAAAAAGAACTTCTTGAAAAACAAATTCAAGAACTCAAAGATCTTTTAAAAGAAGAAAAAATTGACGAACTAAAAACAAAATTAGACCAAATTGAGCAAGCAGCCCAAGCTTTTGCCCAAGCAAGTGCTCAACAAGCTAACAGTGCAAGTGAAACTGATTCAGATTCAAATACAATTGATGCTGAAATCAAACAAAATTAA